The Gloeocapsa sp. PCC 73106 sequence TACAAAATCGAAGATAAAGGCGGCTTAATGCTGATGCTTGATCCTAAAAAAATCAAACCATCACAAAGATGTCCAAACTGTGGCGCAGTTCATAAAGATTGGGCTAATTTGTCAAACAGAGAGCACTTATGCTCAGATTGCGGGTTCAAAATTCCTAGAGATAAAGGATCGGCGATGGTGATGTACAACGTTGCCACCAATAAGCAACCGGGGTTAGGAACTAGCCTCGACAACCTTGAATGTTCAAGCTCTACTTCAAAGACCAGTAAGCGTAAGCATACAGGATCTATGAAGCAACTTGGGCAACTGAAAAGGCAGAAACGCACATCTCATGCGTAGCCGGATGTGCGTAGTTCATGGAAGCACTAACTGGGCCGCTGGATTAAAAAACCGGCGAGTCAAACCACGGGTTACTAAGACAATAGTAATCAGGTTGCTCAGAACAATCATAAACAAGATCAAAATCTGGTAAGCCGCGGCGCTGAGGGGATTAGTCCCCGCTAGCACTTGCCCGGTAAACATACCTGGTAAACTGACTATACCCACTACCGTCATTTGATTAAGAATGGGAATAAAACCAGTGCGGATTGCTTCGGTGCGATAGCGGGCGATCGCCTGGGTTGGGGTTGCTCCTAAACACAGATGTGTTTCTATTTCCCAACGGTTAGTGGTGATCAAACTTACCAAACGTTCTCCTGTTAAGGAAGCGCTATTCATCCCCTGACCCAAAATCATACCCATTAGGGGTATTAAATATTGGGGTTCGTACCAGGGTGAGGGTCTAATAATCAACACGATTGTGTAAGCGAGAGTTAAGACGTTCCCCCAAAACAACGAGAGCCAGATGCTGCCCAGTAACCCTTTGAGCTTTTGACTAATGCGATTGCGAGTAACTACCGCAGCAATACTTAACATAATCAACAGTAAACCCAAAACACTCAAGGGGTTTTTCAGAGCAAAAATGATAGTCAGAAAATAACCCACTACCAGCAGTTGCAACACAGAGCGACCCGCGGCAAAAATTAACTGAGACTCTAAGCCGAGTTTTTGCCAGCGAGAGATAGCGATCGCTCCCAGAATAATGCCTAAGGCGTAGACTAAATCTTCGCCGTTAAGTTCAATTAGATTATTCAAAGATTTAACTAATAGAAATATACTCGGGTTTATTACCGTTATCGGTTTTATTCCCGCTATTTAGTTGGCTTAGACCTTGTTTTTCTAGCCAACCCTTCAGGGGATCTTGGTCTAAATTTAAACGCAGGGCGCCAGCGACGAATCCATTGATAAAAGCTAGGGGTTCTTTGGCAAATTCTTGAACGATAGGATTAAGTTCTTGTAAAAACATACTCAACGCTTTGAAACATTGCTTAGATCATAGCAAAATGTATAAGGGGAAAGGGGATTTCCGGGGGAAGGGGGGAAAGGGGAAAGGGGAAAGTTGACAAAAGATTGTCCCGAGCATTATATGTTATACTCAGGACAGTATTTAAAAAATTATCATGATATTATGGCAAGAATATCCCTCGGGTATTACTTGCTACTTTTTTTGTTGCGCTTTTTTCATCAAAGGCATAGAAACCAAAGCTAAGCCTGTACCGAGAATAGTTAAAGGTTCAGGAACAAAAGTCGCGCTAGTGATACGGAAGACATCGTTGTTATCGGCGGGAGTAAAGACAAATGTGTTACCCATAAGGTCAGGTCCTAAAGCCGAAGCAGGGACCGTTACAGGGCTATTGGGACCTCGAAGTGTAAATTCAAATCCTGCACCTCCGTCCACAGATAAAGTAACAGTACGATTTATAAAAAGACTACTAATGGAAGTAAAAGTTAGGTCCACCAAGCGCACCTCCTGAGTACCAGGGAAACTGAACTCAATCTGTTCGACAACGTCATCATCTCTACCCGTACTAGCACCATCGGGATTAAGATTAACTCCCACACCATCGGGATTAATAACATTGAGATCAGATCCTATTCCATTTCTTAATCCAGTAACAGTCAAATTGGGAGTCCTTGGACCTGCGCTAAAAACTTGGAAACTAGGTAGAACACCTCCGGGGGGAGGAACGAAATCATATGTAAAACTTGCTGCTTCTGCTGATAGAGATCCTAGAGTAAATATACCTGCGATCGCTGATAATAATTTTTTCATGAAAAATTTACCTTTGTGGAATAACTAAATTATTAACTATTTATAGTTAAAAGGTAGTTTTTTTAATTAAGTTTTTAGACTTCGTTTCCCAAGGGTAATTTAAATAAATAT is a genomic window containing:
- a CDS encoding zinc ribbon domain-containing protein — translated: YKIEDKGGLMLMLDPKKIKPSQRCPNCGAVHKDWANLSNREHLCSDCGFKIPRDKGSAMVMYNVATNKQPGLGTSLDNLECSSSTSKTSKRKHTGSMKQLGQLKRQKRTSHA
- the fetB gene encoding iron export ABC transporter permease subunit FetB is translated as MNNLIELNGEDLVYALGIILGAIAISRWQKLGLESQLIFAAGRSVLQLLVVGYFLTIIFALKNPLSVLGLLLIMLSIAAVVTRNRISQKLKGLLGSIWLSLFWGNVLTLAYTIVLIIRPSPWYEPQYLIPLMGMILGQGMNSASLTGERLVSLITTNRWEIETHLCLGATPTQAIARYRTEAIRTGFIPILNQMTVVGIVSLPGMFTGQVLAGTNPLSAAAYQILILFMIVLSNLITIVLVTRGLTRRFFNPAAQLVLP
- a CDS encoding PEP-CTERM sorting domain-containing protein, whose protein sequence is MKKLLSAIAGIFTLGSLSAEAASFTYDFVPPPGGVLPSFQVFSAGPRTPNLTVTGLRNGIGSDLNVINPDGVGVNLNPDGASTGRDDDVVEQIEFSFPGTQEVRLVDLTFTSISSLFINRTVTLSVDGGAGFEFTLRGPNSPVTVPASALGPDLMGNTFVFTPADNNDVFRITSATFVPEPLTILGTGLALVSMPLMKKAQQKK